In the Triticum aestivum cultivar Chinese Spring chromosome 2B, IWGSC CS RefSeq v2.1, whole genome shotgun sequence genome, TCGGAAAGATGTCCTTGACAATAATAATTTCTAGCATTCACAAAACCATACATCTAGTCAAGCAATTCATCCTTCCTTCGAGCTTGACCAACTTCAATCCTGCAGACAATTTTCATGCACTTGAGGATAACACATACCGTGATTTTCTAGGTGGCATTTATCTTACTACTGTTGTGGTGTGCTACCACCTTGTCATATGTATTTGTGCACTGAAAGTCATGGTATAACACAGACTGGCAACTTCTGCAAGCAACTTGATACCAAGAACATAGCATAAATGCACATTTATTTAACATTTGCAGTGGTTATTTTTTTCGAAACAAAGGGAAAAGACTTGCCTCAttcatcaataaaggatatgattTTTAGAGTACAAGTTAATGGCTCCACATCATAGCACGCCCGACAACCAAAGAAACAACATAGAACATAGAAGTGGGAGGTGGGCATGCGTGAATTTgctcattctcttcttcttctcgatgctttccttttcttctaaGCATACTTGCTCATCGAAGTTCTATTGTTCTTTGTGATCCCCATTATTTTGCTGCATGTTAATTCCATAAATATTTAATTCATGATATCTTACCAATTCTTGCAGCCACTCTTCACCATTTtgcatcctttcctttatcttccTGTGAGCACTGCAAGAATTTTTTTGCTTGCAAGATGGATGAAATGTGTTCTTGTTCATTGACAACTAATGCATTATCACAAAAATTATCTACAAAAAAAGTATGGATAGATTGCTACTCAATGTAATTTGTATCAAGGATAGCATCTCTAATCTTCATTGCCTTTATGTAATGTAGAACCTTATCGACACCTGCAAGAAGTGCAAATTGCAGGACCTCCATACTTGTATTGATATCATAGGTCCTCTTTGGATCCACACTCTGTGCATGATGCGAGATATGAATGAAATATAAGGGATGAGTATCTTTTTACCAATTCTATCAACCTTTTCAATTTTGCTCGATCAACAGCCAAAAACTGTAGACTCTTGTATCTCTTTTCCTTCATCGCTATTTCCATATGTTCTTGGATAGTCATCTCAGAAGGCATGTTTAGCGCTTTTTTCTTTTTGACTGAAGGAAAAGCCTAAAAGATAAATAACAACTAACAACATAAGCAATGTGTGAGCGGGAAGGTAATAACATAGATCTTTTGCTCCCCGGCAATATCGCCAGAAAAGCTCGTTAACCTGCAAGGGCACATGGCTATTACAATTCGCGGTAAGTAGAGTATGTCAATCCCACATTGAGCAATTGCACAGGCAACTACCAACCATGCAGCTACACTTACGTGGCTACGTTCACACCGAGAGTGTTCTCTAGAAATAGTCTATTCATCGGCTGTTAGCAAAAATGATAATAAGGTTGATTTTATCTAAACAACTATGCGGAGGTAAAAACATAAATAAAACAagggccaattccagttctgcccctaactcgaacccactactcagttttgcccctaatttttaggtatgctcacttttgcccctccgccgttagtgtcacttatagaaatgcccttttgcaccgttaccgtccagtcaaaggactttgaccacccagaaaaaaatagcaaaaaaaatcaaaaaaatctgaatttttgtgggatcgaagatagtcatgtccgcaaggcgcgtgcaaatttgtgtgccgttcggacaccctgagagctcgtggcaaaggaaatcataaattttgtacgcatgtgaacagtaaattcgaaaaaatagaaaaaaaatcaaaaaatatgaaattttggggaactgaagatacttaggtgcacaagatgtgtgcacatttttgttgtgtttggacatcgtatGAGCCCGTACGAGCTCGTAGGAGCtaaactttattttttttctccgcgagctcctacgatgtccaaacacaacaaaaatgtgcacacatcttgtGCACTTAAGTATATTCAGTTccccaaaatttcatatttttttgatttttttctattttttcgaatttattgttcacatgcgtacaaaatttatgatttcctttgccacgagctctcagggtgtccgaacggcacacaaatttgcacgcgccttgcggacatgactatcttcgatcccacaaaatttcagatttttttgatttttttttgctatttttttctgggtGGTCAAAGTTATTTGACCAGACGGTAACGTCGCAAAAGGGCATTTTTATAAGTGACACTAAcagcggaggggcaaaactgagcatacctaaaaattaggggcaaaactgagtagtgggttcgagttaagggcatagatgtaaatgtcccataAAACAACACATACAATTAAAAGCTGGCGCTTGAGTAGTAGGGCATTCTCGAGGTGTTCCGAGTGGTCACTACTCGTATGTTCTATGAATACTAAGCCACTTCACATGTTCCTCTTTGTGGGCGGACCAAGGTAAAGATATGTGCATACATGCGGCAGCCTCGTATCACATCGCCACGACGGTTCTTCTCCACTCCGGTTTTCAATTGGTGATTAAAGGGGAAGTTCCCTGTGGACGCAAGCTAAAAGAGATCTCCGTTTATCCCATGTTGCAACGAttcgggaagaagggggggggggggggggtaggctcTGTCATTAATCTCACTCCTCAACCAGCCGGGTCGCCAACAGTAATAACATTCCATCCAAAATTGTCATATGTCATATGTTCGACTTCACCAAACTTAAAGAAGGGTACTAACATAATCATTTAAAGACAATAGGTACTAGTAGAAACTAGAGTTCATCTTATTCCCCAAGAACTAAATAAATTACTCAAACATGGTGGTGGAATACAAAGAGGTTAGGAACAAATGACAAGCTAACACGAAGATCAAGATGGAGAGAGTCATGCTAACTGTAAAGAAGAGGGCGGTCGACCCTCCGACCGACACCGGACGTGGGaagcgcctccttcctcctcccttcctTTTCTTGACCCTGTTTTATGGTGGAGTTTGCTGCTATGGAGGTGTGGCGGCAGGATATGGAGCTTGTTGACGATGAAAGACGAATAATGTGGCGTGGCTAGGGTTGGAGGACTTCATATAGGAGCCTCATAGGGTGCCCTTTGTTCATGTGTCTTCCTCCCCTTCATACAAAAGTTCTAGGGCAGCCAAATCCACACCAAATAGAAGCCTTGGTTGCTAAGAATCTCGTAAAAATGGTGATGAAATTTGAGAAAAATCGTAGTAGTTATGGCACATTTAAGAAGCTATCATAGTCAGGTACGACCGCTCGTACCAGACGCCGTCTTGCGCTCTGGAAGTTTCGGGTGCTTGGGTGTTTTGGTCGCCAATTCTTtatacgaactccgattttgacattCTTTGGCTCGTAGGATTGCTAGTGGAAAACCCGGGCCTTGGATCGTAAATTTTGACACTCTTATAAATGAAAAAAATATCAAGTACTCCAGAGGGACTTAATTGGCTGCTTGGAACTTCTCCGATTTGACACCCAACTTAGTTCTTTTGATGTCCCAAATCCATGAATGTGTCAACGGACCTACAAAGACCCCAAAACAAAGAAAACCTAACAAAAACTAAATAACAATAAAAATTATGCAACGACACATGGTTAAAAAAGGTAAATACCGAAAACTATGCATTGGGGACGTGTATAAGTGTTGGATGAATATGATATGAGTGCTTTTGGCACTAAAATATACTCTAAAAAGTATGTATACATTTCACTCATCAGCATCTAGGCCCTAGGCACCGCCACTGCACCCACCTGCGGCCGTGCTCGTGCCTGAGACCTACTTGTGGGTGGCGTGTTGCCAACCAACGTATTGTGCCCGCCCATTTGACTGGGCATGATGGAGGAGGAGCGGCATCCCCTCTACGAGCGGGAGGGTCGTGCAGTGGCGGGCGAGCGGGAGGCCGCAGAGCGCGTCATGCAGGTGAGTGTAGCCTCGGATGCGGCGTTGGCGACGTACCAACAGTCCTTCCCCTGCGTGGAGGCGCCGACATTTGTCGACCTGAGCGAGGAGACGAATGACGGCGACGCCTAGGGCTGCAGGCTGCGGTATTTCTCTAAGTTTTATCTActgttttaattaagttttaatgtAAGTGGACTATAAGCGGCGTGTTTTATCTATTATAAGCATATAATTTTAAATGTTTTATTTTGCATTAACTTTTTAAAAGTTTCAAATTTGTTGGCTTCGTTGGACGCATCTAAGGCAAGCCGGACAGCTCCGGATATTTTGGTCTGCCTTGCGGATCCAAACGAATAAAAAGCAGACGAAAACCGCGTCGGCCGGTCGGAGGTTGGTGACCAGCATAGATGTTGGCTGGAAATACAAGCTTGGATATATGTGGCAGCCACACGCTGGCAGTCACGTCGCGCAGGGACAGATTTGGCGTACAGCAATCTTGATTTGGCATCCCGCATAGCCCCACGTGGTGCGAGCTCCAATTGGAAATCATGCCGTTGCCGGGAGCGACCAATTGAGGTGTCGTCCTCAACCGTAACCCTGTACATCTGTCGGCACACGGAACACTATTATTGATCGCCGACTTGCCTTATTATTGGACCCAAAATCTGGCAGCAGCAGGAGAGAGATAACCAGCCTGCTGCTGCTGCCCCTGCCTCCACGTGAAGTCCCAGTGTCCTCGCATGCATTATTGGCACCCACTATTCAGTGGGACGACAACAACGATCACAAACTATTTTAGCGCGCACGCAGCACATATACATATACCCATATAGGAGTACCACTCTCTCTAGCCACGCAGGGCAAAGAAAGACCGACATATACTTCATCGATGGCGGCGGGGGGTGTGTGGGTGTTCCGAAAGGACGCGGTGATGGAGCTGCAGAGCGCGGCCGGAGGGTCGCCAACGGGCCAGGGCGTCGGCGGCCACAAGGCGCTGGTGTACCTGCCGGCTAACGAGCCCATGCGGTCGCTGGAGGCGCTGGAGCGGCGGCTGGGGTCGCTGGGTTGGGAGCGCTACTACGAAAACGGAGACATCGTGCAGCTCCACCGGCGCGACGGCGGCGTCGACCTCATCGCCCTCCTGCGTGACTTTACGCGGTTCCGCTCCACCCACATGTACGACATCGTCGTCAAGAACCGACACCACTTCAAGGACGTCGACCTCTAGGCATGCAtgatacttcctccgtccgaaaatacttgtcatcaaagtgGAGAAAATGAGTTGTATCTGAGACTAAAATACGTtgagatacatccctttttatccattttgatcaTAAGTATTTCCGGGCCGAGGGAGTGCATTATTTACGTAccccctccgtctcaaaataagtgtctcaatttgtACTAACTCCAGTATAAAATTGTATTAAGCctcagacacttattttgggacggaggtacTACTTACTTTCCCCGGTCATGCTAGCAAGCCTGTTCTGCAAATAAGCGCACACGCATAATGATGTGCCTTGTGTATGTCGTCTCTGAATTACTCCTAGCTAGTGTGAGCGTTTTGTATTTTTGATTGAATCTCGGATGTGTTTGTTAACTTTTGCTTGCATGGTCGTACTTGTTTGTTTACCAAAAACCACAAATTTCAAAATTTCTGACTGTGCATGAATAGCCACGAGTAACTTTACGTGCCCAGCTGGCAGCATCCACATGCTGGTCCCTCTTATCTCCTCTTTTCACGTGGAAGATAAGAAGATAAAAGTTACTCAGACCAACTAGTTAATGAAATTAACAGCTTAAATTTTGTATATGCTCTTACCTCTCAAGTAAAAAAAGCAGTTAAGAGGAACCATGTTAAAATTTGCCCCACATGTTGATGCATCCAGCTAAAAATGGCTGAAAAGGAGCAGGGCCTCTAGAGGAGCATTGCTAAGGGAATGTTTGGTAGCTCTCCATCTCTGGACTCCTCCAACTCTAGGCGTGGAGCTGGGTTGACCAACTCTACCCTCGGAGCTCCACGTTAATCCACATTCTTGAAAATATCTTAACCATTCTTTATCATTCGATCTATGTAATTGATTTACCTTAGCCCTCCGATTTACGTTATCCCTGAGGCCCAAAAATATCTGATCTGCACGTAGATTTGACCTAATTGGCCCATAATTAACATCAGAAAAAACCAATCAATATTCTCCTGAACACCAACTCAAAAATATATCTCCTAAACAAACAAGGTTATAGGCGTTGAGATCTCACAAGAAAATGAACAGCGTTAATTATAAGAGTCCAGGCATATCTCACAAGAAACAAGGCATCACCACATTTCCTAAAAAAGGGCCATTACCACGTTCCTCTCCTTTCAGGTAGAATCAATCTGATGCGCTCCTGCCATGCCTGTTTCCGCAGCCACAATACATGATAGCTCCTCCTCTTTTCTTGCCTCGAATAAAACCATGATACAAGTCTCATCCAAGAGAAAACGGTGGTAGCTAATGCAATTGATGCTGCAGATGGGCGTGCCATGTGGGAGCTGCACAGAGTCGTCGGTGGCCGGGTTCCACAATGTCGACGGCGACGGTAGTTCACCTGATTCCGGCGATGGTGATGAgggtgtaggatcggaagtatgtgggggggggggtgattagactatttgaccaaataaaaatctagcatttttccaattttagttcttggcagattttagcaacttagcacaagtcaagcaatcaacctacacatgcaattctaagagtatagcagcggaatgtaaaacaattacatatgaaggtaaaagggaggagtttgaggaagcaaacacaatgttgacacggagattttttatccgtggttccgataggtggtgctatcgtacatccacattgatggagacttcaacccaagaagggtaatggttgcgcgagcccacggagggctccacccacgaagaagaaaccttgtgtatcccaccatggtcgtcgcccatgaaggacttgcctcactcgggtagatcttcacgaagtaggcgatctccttgcccttacaaactccttggttcaactccacaatcttgacggaggctcccaagtgacacctagccaatctaggagacaccactctccaagaagtaacacatggtgtgttgatgatgaactccttgctcttttgcttcaaatgatagtctccccaacactcaactctctctcacaagatttggatttggtggaaagaagatttgagtggaaagcaacttggaatatcttgacctcaacaaaagtgtaggttgttctctctcagaaaatgtatgttggaagtgtaggcatgttctgatggctctctccacgaatgaagattgggtggaggggtatatatagcctccacacaaaatctaaccgttacacacaacttaccaaactcggtgggaccgaattgtgaaactcagacagaccgatttagttcataatgtgaccgttaggcatttcggtgggaccgacatgtcaactccgtgggaccgatatcgttagggttagggcataacgtaatctcggtgcggccgattacataaactcgatgagaccgattttggtaatagacaaagagagagttggtcaggcaaactcgttgggaccgattcgctcatcttagttgaaccgaaacattacgaaagggaaacagagagtttgcattgcaatctcggtgggaccgatcgctcatctcagatggaccgaaacgttacgaagggaaaaagagagattacaatcccatgtcGATGAgtccgagatccctatcggtgagacc is a window encoding:
- the LOC123040169 gene encoding flowering-promoting factor 1-like protein 5, with product MAAGGVWVFRKDAVMELQSAAGGSPTGQGVGGHKALVYLPANEPMRSLEALERRLGSLGWERYYENGDIVQLHRRDGGVDLIALLRDFTRFRSTHMYDIVVKNRHHFKDVDL